From the genome of Anopheles moucheti chromosome 3, idAnoMoucSN_F20_07, whole genome shotgun sequence, one region includes:
- the LOC128301311 gene encoding ets DNA-binding protein pokkuri translates to MKLLPIPLSPLNAPPPLGLWNSELLWRYPPAPPSPLADLKTQLPSQLNTDPRIWGRDEVVVFLRFCEREFDLPKFDLDLFQMNGKALCVLTKNDLAERSPGAGDVLHNVLQMLIRDAQTLHRHLPSSPVTPTGRYPLSPHSHPPTPNWSALAPPDSPFFHSSHLQQFMAASNSVTLSPAPSIDSQAGSPPSQSHAEQNVFQQQQQQQQQQSKSSGAGSSSSSSSSSSSTNGSAGSGGGNANGNGTGPNTNGTSAGNGSNSLISSSSSSSAASSTSSSVSNQSDSDEDNTTVGNGTGATSTTGGSTGNGFHPLPLSHPDSKLPLIATHPPQQSPPLTPISKETQHLGQLQLLDTKTLQYPVSSLLNGSSSNGGSSSRDRDSSSSVGGSSASASSNAAAAAAAMAAAVLGLKGAASNGSGSSGSSGSNSAPSTPGAFLPVKREFFPDNPEPNTISSGSLSDGRLLWDFLQQLLNDPSQRYSSYIAWKCRDTGVFKIVDPAGLAKLWGKQKNHLSMNYDKMSRALRYYYRVNILRKVQGERHCYQFLRNPTELKSIKNISLLRQTMAASQAAAAAAAAQSGSGSERNGDRVSASNGSSSAANSLMSLLPNGANIHHLAAAAAAAAASQNGPLSPSSSSSSSSPSSLHHHHHLQQQQQQQQQALHSHHLAVQNGSGPHHRNIKMETDLDDLKPTDLSTNDRKFSYGSPVNGTDCYPLIRNANGLTTIQLLRQQQQQQQQQQSEAGSPPSSPTPLSINSQSLHTISSNLHHLHQQQLQAQAAAAAAIAAAAEARHQQDDQPDHPTHHHLQHPHAHHQSHHHSARNGSRSSSTSGTSEHDHHREPHDRERDTPSPANSESSSHPATAATTQQHHHMHVKSDDDSMMPTDLSKSEPMYYK, encoded by the exons ATGAAGCTATTACCGATCCCGCTCTCCCCGCTAAATGCGCCACCACCGCTAGGGCTATGGAACTCAGAGCTGCTATGGCGCTACCCGCCAGCACCACCGAGCCCACTGGCCGACCTAAAGACACAGCTTCCGTCCCAGCTCAACACGGACCCACGCATCTGGGGCCGGGATGAGGTGGTTGTTTTTCTGCGCTTCTGCGAGCGGGAGTTCGATCTGCCCAAGTTCGATCTGGATCTCTTTCAAATGAACGGCAAAGCGTTGTGCGTGCTGACAAAGAACGATCTTGCCGAGCGCAGCCCCGGCGCCGGTGATGTGCTACACAACGTGCTGCAGATGTTGATCCGGGACGCACAGACACTGCACCGGCATCTTCCGAGCAGTCCGGTCACACCGACCGGTCGCTATCCGCTCTCGCCGCACAGCCACCCGCCCACACCGAACTGGAGTGCGCTTGCACCCCCGGACAGTCCGTTCTTTCACAGTTCGCACCTGCAGCAGTTTATGGCCGCGTCCAACTCGGTCACACTCAGCCCGGCACCGTCGATCGATTCGCAGGCCGGCAGTCCACCTTCACAGAGCCACGCCGAACAGAACGTgtttcagcagcagcagcagcaacaacagcaacaatccAAGTCCTCCGGAGCGGGCTCATCCTCATCGTCCTCTTCCTCGTCATCGTCGACCAATGGAAGTGCCggtagtggtggtggcaaCGCCAACGGAAATGGTACCGGTCCCAACACGAACGGCACATCGGCTGGAAATGGTAGCAACAGTCTGatcagcagtagcagcagcagtagcgcAGCGAgcagtaccagcagcagcgtcaGCAATCAATCCGACTCGGACGAAGATAACACAACGGTGGGCAATGGTACCGGCGCGACCTCCACAACGGGTGGTTCCACCGGGAACGGATTCCATCCACTGCCCCTATCACATCCGGACAGTAAATTGCCACTGATCGCAACGCATCCACCGCAGCAGAGCCCTCCGCTGACACCGATCTCGAAGGAAACGCAGCACCTCGGTCAGCTGCAACTGCTCGACACGAAAACGCTACAGTACCCGGTATCGTCGCTGCTAAACGGTTCCAGCAGCAATGGTGGATCATCGTCCCGCGACCGTGACTCATCCTCGTCGGTCGGTGGATCTTCGGCGAGTGCATCGTCGAATGCGGCAGCCGCCGCAGCAGCGATGGCCGCGGCCGTACTCGGTCTGAAGGGTGCCGCCTCCAATGGTAGCGGTTCGTCCGGTTCGTCAGGATCCAATTCGGCTCCAAGTACCCCCGGTGCGTTCCTACCCGTGAAGCGCGAGTTCTTCCCCGACAATCCGGAACCAAATACAA TTTCGTCCGGTTCGCTTTCAGACGGCCGACTGCTGTGGGACTTCTTGCAGCAGCTGCTGAACGATCCGAGCCAGCGGTACAGCAGCTATATCGCGTGGAAGTGCCGCGATACGGGCGTGTTCAAGATCGTCGACCCGGCCGGTTTGGCGAAGCTGTGGGGCAAACAGAAGAACCATCTCTCGATGAACTACGACAAGATGTCGCGCGCCCTGCGCTACTACTACCGCGTCAACATACTCCGGAAGGTGCAAGGTGAACGGCACTGCTACCA ATTCCTCCGCAATCCGACGGAGCTGAAGAGTATCAAAAACATCTCACTGTTGCGGCAAACGATGGCAGCTAGCCAGGccgcagcagccgccgctGCGGCACAATCCGGAAGCGGCAGTGAGCGCAACGGTGACCGAGTGTCTGCGAGCAATGGGTCATCCAGTGCCGCCAATTCGCTAATGTCGCTGCTCCCGAACGGGGCAAACATTCATCATCTGGCCGCCGCAGCAGCTGCCGCTGCCGCATCTCAGAACGGGCCGCTCTCGccttcgtcctcgtcgtcgtcctcatcgccatcatccctgcaccatcatcatcacctgcagcagcagcagcagcaacagcagcaggcacTCCATTCGCATCATCTCGCAGTACAAAATGGTTCGGGACCGCACCATCGTAACATTAAGATGGAAACCGACCTGGACGACCTGAAGCCGACCGATCTCAGCACGAACGATCGCAAGTTCAGCTACGGATCGCCGGTCAACGGTACCGATTGTTATCC ACTGATACGAAACGCTAATGGACTGACGACAATTCAGCTGCTccgacagcagcaacagcagcagcagcaacaacaatcggAAGCTGGTTCGCCGCCGTCCTCACCAACGCCCCTGTCGATCAATTCGCAATCGCTGCACACGATCAGCAGCAACCTGCACCATctgcatcagcagcagctacagGCACAggcggcagcagcggcagctATTGCGGCGGCGGCCGAAGCTCGCCACCAGCAGGACGACCAACCGGACCATCCCACCCACCAtcatctgcagcatccgcacGCACACCACCAATCGCACCACCACTCAGCGCGAAACGGCAGCCGAAGCAGCAGTACGAGCGGCACTAGCGAGCACGACCATCATCGGGAACCGCACGACCGGGAGCGTGATACACCATCGCCCGCCAACAGCGAATCGTCTTCCCATCCTGCTACAGCAGCAACCacccagcagcatcatcacaTGCACGTGAAAAGCGACGACGACAGCATGATGCCAACGGATCTGAGCAAATCCGAACCGATGTACTACAAGTGA